Part of the Novosphingobium sp. KA1 genome is shown below.
ACCGAAGGCGCCGATACGTTCAACGACGCTTCGGAGTACGCGTTCAACAAGACCGAACTGACCACCCTGTCCGACAGCCAGGACCAGGAATGGGCGATCAAGGCCGATCTCGCCCGCACGTTCGCCGGCGACAATGGCGACTTCACCGTGCAGGCCGGCGGCAAGGCCCGCTGGCGCAAGAAGTCCTACGACTTCAACATGACCTACTACGACCTGGCCGACGATGCCGACTACACGCTGGCCGACGTGCTGGGCAAGCAGACCTACCGCCTGACCGACATGGGCCCGGTCGCCAGCAAGGGCGGCCCTGCCGCCTACCTGCTGTCCAACCCGGACGCGTTCGTGGTCAACGATTTCGAGAGCGGCTACAATTCGGCGATCAGCGACTATTCGGTGCGTGAGGACATCGCGGCCGGCTATGCCCTTGCCCGCTGGGACAGCGCCACCCTGCGCGTCATCGGCGGCGTGCGCATGGAGCACACCCACAACGAACTCAACGGCAGCCTCGTCACCGACAACGGCGACGATACCTTCACCATCGATCCGCAGACCTACAAGCGCAACTACACCAACTGGCTGCCCAGCCTGACGGTGCGCTACAGCCCGCAGCCCAGCCTCGTTGCCCGCCTCGCCGGTTACAAGACCGTGGTGCGTCCCAAGCTGTCGCAGATGGCGCCGCGCAACACGATCAACGACGACCTCGAACTGGAAGTCGGCAACCCCGAACTCAAGCCCTACCAGGCCTGGAACTTCGACGCCGGGTTCGAATACTACTTCGCGAACAACGGTGCGTTCTCGGTCGGCGGCTTCTACAAGTCGATCAAGGACTACACCTACTCGCTGAACTCCAAGGAAAGCGGCACCTACAACGGCATCGCCTACGAGGAGATCACCATTCCGATGAACGGCGACACCGCCGAGATCGCCGGTGTGGAAGTCAGCTTTAGCCAGGCCTTCACGATGCTGCCCTCGCCCTTCGATGGCCTGCTGACGCAGCTCAACTACACTTACACTTACGCCCGCGGCACGGTGTTCTCGGATGACGACGGCGTGCAGGTCGCCCGCCGCATCTCGCTGCCCAACGCATCGAAGAACACCTTCAACGCGGTGCTGGGGTACGAGAAGGGCCCGATCAGCCTGCGCGCTGCCGGTACCTTCCGCGACAAGTACCTCGACGAGGTCGGCGATTCGTTCGACACCGACCGTACCGTCAACCAGCACTTCCAGCTGGATCTTTCGGCCAAGTACAAGCTCACCGACAACATCCGCCTCTTCGCGGACTGGGTGAACGTCAACAACGCCAAGTACTTCGCCTACCAGAACCTCGCCGGCGCCAAGCGCGTGCTGCAGTACGAGGAATATGGCTCGACCGTGAAGTTCGGCGCGCGGGTGACCTTCTGATGAAGGCCGCGCTCACGCACATCGCCAGTGTCGTGACATGTGGGTCGGGAGCATTGCTCCCGGCCCTCGTGCTTTCGGCCCTGCTGGCCGGCTGCGCCACCACCGCACCGGCGCCGGCGATCCGCCTTCCCGCTGTCGATGTTGCCGCTGCGGGTGAAACCACCCCGGTCGGCACCGCCAATGTCGATGCCGCCGACGATCCGGCGATCTGGCGCAATGCCGCGAACCCCGCCGCCAGCCTCGTTCTCGGCACCGACAAGAAGGCCGGGCTCTATGTCTACGGGCTCGACGGCAAGGTGCGCGATTTTGCCGCGGCCGGGGCGCTCAACAACGTGGACCTGCGAGAAGTGCGCCGCGGCGGCAAAACGACGATCCTCGTTGGCGCCAGCGACCGCACCGACCGGGCCGAACCGCGCATCGCCTTGTTCGCGCTTGATGGCGCCAGCGGCAAGCTCACCTCATTGGGCGCGGAAACCTTCCTGCCCGCCGGTCACGCTCCCGCCGAGGCCTATGGCTTCTGCATGGGCGGCGCCCTGGCTTCGGGCGAACTCGCCCGCGCCTATGTCGTGCTCAAGGACGGTTCGGTCGCTGAAAGCCGCCTGATCGAGCGCGAGGGCCGGATAGTGCCCGACTACCTGCGCCTCGTGAAGTTCGCGACGCAATCCGAAGGCTGCGTGGTCGACGATGCCGGCAAAGTGCTGTTTGTTGCCGAAGAGGACGTCGGGATCTGGAAGGTCCCCCTCGCCGGGGACAGGCTGGTCGCCGAAGCCTTCGCCAAAGTGGGGGCAGCGGACGGCCTCGTCGCCGACGTGGAAGGTCTTGCGGTTGCCCGCGAAGACGGCGGGCGGGCATGGCTGGTCGCATCCAGCCAGGGCGACAATGCCTATGCCCTGTTCGACCTTGGCACCGGCAAGCCTGCCGGACGGTTCCGCATCGATGGCGGCCCCCTTGGCGGCACCAGCGATACCGACGGCATCGAGGTCGCGCTCGGCGACTTCGGCCCTGCCTATCCCGAGGGCCTGATGGTGGCGCAGGACGGCGACAACGCCCCCCATGCGCAGAACTTCAAGCTGCTCTCCTGGCGCGCGATCCGTAGCGCCCTGGCGCTCGACTGACCCCTGTTCGATCCTGGCCGGCCGCGTGCAAGCCGCGCGACCGGCTTGAGACTCGGCGGTGATCCGGGGTAAACGGCAAATGATGGTGCGGAAATCGAATCGTACGAATCGGGCTTCGGGCCCAAACGCGCTGGTCTTGGCTGCGCTGGTCCCGACCGTGCTGCTCTTCGGCGCGACGGGCATGCCCGGCCTTGCCCGAGCCGACGTCCTGCAGATCGGCTCCGGTGGCGATTACCAGTGGGTTGCCGGTGGCCCCGCCCGCAGCTCCGCCGATCCGCTCAATCCCGGTGCGCCCCTCGGCTCAGGCGCCGCTTCCGCCGCGAATCCGGATGGCGTCACGACGGTGGAATTTGCCGATGGCACGTCCGCCAACGCCGCCCCGCCGACCGACATGGAAGCCGCCACGCTCCACCCGCTCTCGATCACCGATGCACTCGATGCCGCAGGCCCTACCCGCTGGCGCCTGCGGGTCGCCCAGCTTGCCGCCAAGTACGACATCAGCCCGAGCCTGCTCGAAGCAGTCGTCTGGCAGGAAAGCCGCTGGAACGAACTGGCGGTGTCGCCGGTCGGCGCGCGCGGGCTTGCCCAGCTCATGCCCGGCACCGCAGCGCAGATGGGGGTCAATGCCGGCGATCCGATGGCCAATCTCGAGGGCGGCGCGCGGTACCTGCGCATGCAGCTCGATGCCTTTAGCGGTGATATCGAAAAGGCGCTGGCCGCCTACAATGCCGGGCCCGGCCGCGTCCAGAAAGCCGGCGGTATTCCGAACATCCGCGAAACCCGGGCCTATGTCGCCTCGATCATGGCCCGGCTCGCAGACCCCGTGCGCCAGTAGCTGGCCTCAGTAGCTGGCGCCAGAAACTGGCTTGAGCAACTGGCTTGAGCAATTGGCGTTCGAGGCGCCCACGGCAGGGCGCCTCGAACTGCGGCAATCAGGCCAGCAACCGGCTGGCGATCTTGCGCACGTCCTCACCCATGTCGGCACGATCGAGCGCGATGGCGAGCGTGGCTTCGACAAATCCGACCTTCGAACCGCAGTCGAAACGCTGGCCCTGGAAGGTGACGGCATGGAACGGCTGGACGCCGATCAGCTTGGCCATCGAATCGGTCAGCTGGATCTCGCCGCCCGCGCCCTTGCCCTGGCTGGCGAGCAGGTCCATCACTTCCGGCTGGAGGATGTAGCGGCCCGAGACGATCTTGTTCGAGGGGGCTTCCGCCACCTTGGGTTTTTCGACCAGCCCCTTCACTTCGGTCAGCGCACCGCGGCTTTCGCCCGGCGCGATCACGCCGTAGCTCGACACTTCCTCCATCGGCACTTCCAGCACCGAGACAAGGTTGCCGCCCACTTCGTTGTAAGCCTCGACCATTTGCGCCATGCAACCGGGCGAGCCGTACATGAGTTCATCGGGAAGGAAGATCGCGAAAGGCTCGTCCCCGATGACCGCCCGCGCGCACCAGACCGCATGGCCAAGGCCGAGCGGCACCTGCTGGCGCACGGTCACCAGATTGCCCGGCTGAATCCGGGTCGGTTCGAGCGGATCGAGCGACTTGCCGCGCGAGGTCATCGTTGCCTCGAGTTCGTAAGCCGTATCGAAATGTTCGACTATCGCGGTCTTGCCGCGCCCCGTCACGAAGACGAACTCCTCGATTCCCGCCTCGCGCGCTTCATCCACCGCGTATTGAATCAGCGGACGGTCGACGACCGGCAGAAGTTCCTTCGGAATGGCCTTGGTTGCAGGAAGAAAGCGCGTGCCGAGACCGGCAACCGGGAACACGGCTTTGCGGACGGGTTTTTTAAACTGAGGCGCAGACATGGTTTATGGTCTGACTCCATTTGGTTACATTGCTATTAAAGCCGCTTCGCAGTTGCAGCGCAACAGTCCATCCTGCTTTCTCCGAGCCGTGCTTGCTGCGCGGCCAAATCCCTTTAAAGAGCAGGCAATGGACAAGATCATCATCGAAGGCGGCAAGCGCCTCTCCGGCACCATCCCCGTTTCCGGCGCCAAGAACGCGGCGCTGACGCTGCTGCCCTGCGCGCTGCTCACCGAAGAGCCGCTGACGCTGCGCAACCTGCCGCGCCTGGCAGACATCGACGGGTTCCAGCACCTGATGAACCAGTTCGGCATCTCGACGATGATCGCCGGCAGCCGCCCCGAAGACTTCGGCCGGGTGATGACGCTGCAGGCGACCCGCATCACCAGTTCCGTCGCGCCCTACGACCTGGTGCGCAAGATGCGCGCCTCGATCCTCGTGCTGGGCCCCATGCTCGCCCGCATGGGCGAAGCAACCGTCTCGCTGCCCGGCGGCTGCGCGATCGGCAACCGCCCGATCGACCTGCACCTGAAGGCGCTCGAAGCGCTCGGCGCGCAGATCGAACTGGCCGCCGGCTACGTCCGCGCCATTGCCCCTGACGGCGGCCTGCCCGGCGGGCGTTATTCGTTCCCGGTGGTCTCCGTCGGCGCGACCGAGAACGCGCTGATGACCGCCGTGCTGTGCAAGGGCAAGTCCACCCTGCACAACGCCGCGCGCGAGCCCGAGATCGTCGACTTGTGCAACCTGCTGGTCGCCATGGGCGCTCAGATCGAGGGCATCGGCACCTCGGACATCACCATCCACGGGGTCGAGCGCCTGCACGGCGCTACCTACATGGTCATGCCCGACCGCATCGAGGCGGGCTCCTATGCCTGCGCGGCGGCCATCACCGGCGGTGAAGTCACGCTCAAGGGTGCCCGCATCGAGGACATGGAAGCCACCGTACAGGCACTGCGCGACGCCGGTGTCCACGTCGAGGCGACCGCTGCCGGTCTTCACGTCGCCGCCGATGGCCCGCTGAAGCCCGTCACCCTCTCGACCGCGCCCTACCCCGGCTTCGCCACCGACATGCAGGCCCAGCTCATGGCCCTGCTGTGCCGCGCCGAAGGTTCCAGCGTGCTGACCGAGACGATCTTCGAGAACCGCTACATGCACGTTCCCGAGCTCAACCGCATGGGCGCGCATATCGAGACCAAGGGCCGCACCGCGATCGTTCACGGCGTTCCCAAGCTGACCGGCGCCGAAGTCATGGCGACCGACCTGCGCGCCTCGATGAGCCTGGTGATTGCCGGGCTTGCCGCCGAAGGCGAAACCCAGGTCCACCGCCTCTACCACCTCGACCGTGGTTATGAGCGCCTTGAGGAAAAGCTGGCTCTGGTCGGCGCGCAGATCGAACGGGTCGGCGGAGACTGAGGCAACCGTCCCCGGCTCTTGACGTTGCTCCACGTGGAACATGGCGCGCCGCCCTTCCGGCAGGCGCGCCGCCACCAAGAGGAGCAGGACCGATGGGACTCATCAAGATGGCCGTCGCCGGTGCCGCCGGCTACGCGCTCTACAAGTACGCGACCCGCGATCAGGAAGACCCGCTGGCAACCACCGCCGGCACGCAGGATGCCGCCCATCCGGTACGCGATGCCGGCCCGGAAAGCATGAAGACGCAGCCCAAGCGCTGGTCAAAGACCGACGAGGCCATCGACGAAAGCTTCCCGGCCAGCGATCCCCCGGCGACGTACTGATCCGCTTGACCCTTCCAAAGAAAACGGGCGGCCATCCAGCTGGATGGCCGCCCGTTTTCTTTGGCCGGGAAGTTACCGGAACGCGAAGACCAGCGCCCCGAATCCGCCTTGCCGATGCGATCGGTGCAAAAGCCGCTCCGGCTGGATCAGCCCAGCAGGTGGCGAGCGGCGCGGTCCAGCAGCACTTCGTCGTCCGTGACTTCGCCGAGCAGGATGACTTGCCCCGCCTCGTCCCGGCGGGCGACAAGAATGCTGAACTCGCTGTCCTTGCCGACTTCGCTCAAGGCCTTGGGCGAAAGCGCACGCAGCCCCTTGGCCATGCGCTCGCGGCGCGTCTCGCCTTGCTCGCCGCGCTCGGTCTCCTCGCGGCGCTGGCGGCGCTCGTCGCGCACCACCGCCTTGATTCCGCCGGGCTGCACGGTGAGAAATGACGTCAAGGCGCCGCGGTCCAGCCCGAGCCGCTGGCCATGGGCAATCACCGAAGCAAACTCGGTGAGCCGCGTCTTGTCGTAATCGGCGCCGAACACCAGCTTCATCAGCGGCACCAGCGGCGCGCGTTCCTGCACCTTGAGGCCCGCATCCTCCAGCAGTTCGGCCAGTTCCTCAGGCGCGTCGGCCGCCGCCAGCACGAAGTCGTAGGCCCGGCCGATCGCGGCGTAGAGCGCCTGGCGCGACCGGTCCTCGCAGCCCACCGCCGCCTGCGCCAGTTCGCGCGCGGACGCGAGCCAGTCGGCCAGTTCCATGTCGGCGGTCAGTTCGAAGATGTCCGATTCGTCGAAACGGGCGTCCTGGTCTTCAGTGACCATGTAGGCATCGAGCGGCATGATTCCGGCATCGATCGTGGCATCGGTGTCGAACGCGGTTTCCGCCTCGCCAAAAGCCACCGCCGGCAGCCCGGCCGAATCCGCCAGCGATCGTTCCGCGCCCCGGCCATTGGCCGGACCATCCGCCCAGGCCCCCCGCGGCGGCGGCGCCCGCAGCGGCATGCGCAGGCCGAGAGTCTCGTCGACCTGGCGCAGCAGCGCATCGGTGCTCGCCTGGTCCGCCATCTCCTTCCAGTTGATGACGCCGTAGATGCAGTCGATCTGCGCATCATCGTGCGAGAACGGCAACAGGATGCCGCGATAGAGGATCGTCACCCCGCGCAGATTGACGAATTCCGCCTCGAATCCGATCGGTGCCTGATTGGCGAGAATCTGCATGTAATGGTCGGTGATGCGCGACAGCAGCGAGCGGCTGGGCACCTCGGCCAGACTGCGAATCGACTGTTCGACCCCGCATTCCTCGGCGAGCAGCCCCCCGAGCCAGCCGATCTTCGGATTGTCGATGCCGGCCGAGAAATCCAGCAGGACGCTGTAGGGACCAAAATCGGGGTGCTGCTCGGGACGCAGGCTGGAAACGTCGGGGAACTGGCGCTCCCCCAGCAGGCTGGCCCAGAAATTGTAGGCCCGCACCTGCATGCGCCGCTCATCCCCCGGCACCACCGCCGAGCGGGTTTCATAGCCGCTGTCCGGCCCCACCGAACCGTAGGCGCTGTCCGCTCCGTCCGAAGTGGCGAAATCGCCACGCAACGTGTCCATCGTCGGAATACCCCATTTCCAAGGCTTCCGATTGTGCCTCAACGTGGTGAATCAATATTTAAGATGGCACCCGGGGCATGGAGGTCGATTCCTTCCGCCTCAACGCGGGCGCAAGACCCCTTCGCCGGGACGTGGCATCGGCGCCAGGAAGCGCAGGAGCACGAACGAGACGAACAGCGTCGCGGCGCCGCCGTGGAGAGCAAAGGGAATGCCCCTGCCGTCGGCCAGCGAGCCCCAGGTCCAGGCGCCCAGCGCCATGCCGCCAAACGTCACCGCCTGGTAGATCGACAGGCAGCGCCCCAGCACCGCGTCGGGCGAACGCATCTGCACGGCCGTGTTGATCGTGGTCAGGATCAGCACCCAGCTGATTCCGGCGAGAAACGCCGAAGGCATGGCCGCGATCAGGCTCTGAGCGGCTGCGGCGACCAGCAGGGCGGTGATGTAGAGCGCCGATCCCAGCATGAGGATGCCTTCCAGCCCCAGCCTTCGCCGGATCGGTCCGATCGACGGTGCCGCCAGGATCGAACCGATGCCGAACAGGCCCAGCATGATGCCATAGTCGACCTCGCGCCCGTGCAGCGATTCGTGGACCACGCCGGGCAGCAGCGACTGGAAGGTCGCCAGGCAGAAGCCCAGGGCAAAACCGCGGATGAGGATGCGCCGCAAGGGCTCCGAACGCGCGCAGAACGCCAGGCCCGCAGCGACCGCGGGCAGGATCGGCCGGGCATCGATCTTGCGCGGCTCGGGCCGCCACCACAGCAGCACCGCGATCAAGCCGACGTAACTCACCGCGTTGATCGCGAAGGCAAAGGCCGGATTCCAGATCGAGATCAGCAGCCCGCCCAGCGCCGGGCCAATCGAGCGGGCGATGTTGAACGAGATCGAGTTGAGCGCGATCGCCTGCGGCAGTTGGCGGTGATCGACCTGCTGGCGCACTGAGGCCTGCCAGGCGGGCGAATTGAGCGCGGTACCGGTACCCACCCCCAGCGTGAAGGTCAGCAGCAGCAGCGGCGTCAGCCACCCGGCATAGGCCATGACCGCCAGCAGCGCGGAAACCACCAGCATCGCCACCTGCGACACCAGCATGACCACCCGGCGGTCGTAGTTGTCGGCAATCGCTCCGGCAAAGACGCCCAGCAGCATGATCGGAACCGTCGCCGAGGCCTGGACCAGCGCGACCAGCTGGTGCGAGGGCGTCAGTTCGGTCATCAACCAGGCCGCACCGACACTCTGCAGGGTGGAGCCGAGGTTCGAGAACAGGTTGGCGATCCAGATCGCGCGGAAAACCGGGTAGCGGAACGGCGAAAACGTACCGTTTGCAGGGGGCGGCACCAATCCGGCGGTCGCCGAATCGACGACCTCCTCGATCCGTTCCTCGATGGTGTCGTGCGCCTTGGTCACGGCTCCAGCGCTAGGCGGCGTGGACAGGGACGGCAAGAGCGGCGCGGTGGATCACAGCAGATATCGCATGCGGATATCCAGGTGCTGGGCCGCCGCGCCGAGATCGAAGGCCGCCTTGTCGAATCGCGGCGGCCCCATCCGCACCGGCGCATCGCGCGAAAACCCGTAGCCCTCGCGCGGGATAGCCATCGTGGTGTCGAGGCGGCCATTGGCATTCTCGTCGTGAATCAGCGAAATGGCGTAGCGTCCCTGCGGCACCGCGCCGAAATCGAGGCGAACCGGTCCCGTCTCCCGGCTACCCGACAGGGCTACAGTCAGCTTTCGAGCCTGCGGATCCTTGCTGCAGTCGGGAAAGGCGCGCGGGTTGGTGGTGAGGCAGGCCAGGATCTGCCCCTTGTGCGAACGCAGCCCGGTCACCGTGACGCCGACTTGCGCCGGTCCCTCCGCTGCCCCGCAGGCCAG
Proteins encoded:
- a CDS encoding TonB-dependent receptor, whose product is MTSSMRLLAGLLASASFATIAHAGEVAGSVHDATGVRALQSASVRIVELDRSVETDRSGRYIFGDVPAGTYTLEARYVGAEVTTRSVTVPATGRVDGNFDLAAIGGGDILVTGLTANMTSALSRQKAADGVVSVLTRDAVGQFPDQNVAESLRRLPGVNILNDQGEGRYVSVRGLDPELNGTSVNGVRLPAPESDVRSVALDVISSDTIQSIEVKKSFTPDMDGDFIGASIEVNTTSAFDSKKNRYSLSAEGSWNDYSGKVTPKGAFDFTQKLGDDFGIAGSVSYYKRKFETDNVETGGWNVDDSGNAWAESVEYRDYDVERTRINAALSADWRVSDTTKAYIRGNWAQFDDHEYRRRTTLDFGDFDSPSASTDSSATFDGSDERITVERDLKDRFERQRIRSVSIGSDTDTGVWKFNWMASYAKSTEKETFSIDPTRFRARFKSGTVVDMDYSNTYYPTYSVTEGADTFNDASEYAFNKTELTTLSDSQDQEWAIKADLARTFAGDNGDFTVQAGGKARWRKKSYDFNMTYYDLADDADYTLADVLGKQTYRLTDMGPVASKGGPAAYLLSNPDAFVVNDFESGYNSAISDYSVREDIAAGYALARWDSATLRVIGGVRMEHTHNELNGSLVTDNGDDTFTIDPQTYKRNYTNWLPSLTVRYSPQPSLVARLAGYKTVVRPKLSQMAPRNTINDDLELEVGNPELKPYQAWNFDAGFEYYFANNGAFSVGGFYKSIKDYTYSLNSKESGTYNGIAYEEITIPMNGDTAEIAGVEVSFSQAFTMLPSPFDGLLTQLNYTYTYARGTVFSDDDGVQVARRISLPNASKNTFNAVLGYEKGPISLRAAGTFRDKYLDEVGDSFDTDRTVNQHFQLDLSAKYKLTDNIRLFADWVNVNNAKYFAYQNLAGAKRVLQYEEYGSTVKFGARVTF
- a CDS encoding phytase; this translates as MKAALTHIASVVTCGSGALLPALVLSALLAGCATTAPAPAIRLPAVDVAAAGETTPVGTANVDAADDPAIWRNAANPAASLVLGTDKKAGLYVYGLDGKVRDFAAAGALNNVDLREVRRGGKTTILVGASDRTDRAEPRIALFALDGASGKLTSLGAETFLPAGHAPAEAYGFCMGGALASGELARAYVVLKDGSVAESRLIEREGRIVPDYLRLVKFATQSEGCVVDDAGKVLFVAEEDVGIWKVPLAGDRLVAEAFAKVGAADGLVADVEGLAVAREDGGRAWLVASSQGDNAYALFDLGTGKPAGRFRIDGGPLGGTSDTDGIEVALGDFGPAYPEGLMVAQDGDNAPHAQNFKLLSWRAIRSALALD
- a CDS encoding lytic transglycosylase domain-containing protein, coding for MPGLARADVLQIGSGGDYQWVAGGPARSSADPLNPGAPLGSGAASAANPDGVTTVEFADGTSANAAPPTDMEAATLHPLSITDALDAAGPTRWRLRVAQLAAKYDISPSLLEAVVWQESRWNELAVSPVGARGLAQLMPGTAAQMGVNAGDPMANLEGGARYLRMQLDAFSGDIEKALAAYNAGPGRVQKAGGIPNIRETRAYVASIMARLADPVRQ
- a CDS encoding UTP--glucose-1-phosphate uridylyltransferase; the protein is MSAPQFKKPVRKAVFPVAGLGTRFLPATKAIPKELLPVVDRPLIQYAVDEAREAGIEEFVFVTGRGKTAIVEHFDTAYELEATMTSRGKSLDPLEPTRIQPGNLVTVRQQVPLGLGHAVWCARAVIGDEPFAIFLPDELMYGSPGCMAQMVEAYNEVGGNLVSVLEVPMEEVSSYGVIAPGESRGALTEVKGLVEKPKVAEAPSNKIVSGRYILQPEVMDLLASQGKGAGGEIQLTDSMAKLIGVQPFHAVTFQGQRFDCGSKVGFVEATLAIALDRADMGEDVRKIASRLLA
- the murA gene encoding UDP-N-acetylglucosamine 1-carboxyvinyltransferase, with amino-acid sequence MDKIIIEGGKRLSGTIPVSGAKNAALTLLPCALLTEEPLTLRNLPRLADIDGFQHLMNQFGISTMIAGSRPEDFGRVMTLQATRITSSVAPYDLVRKMRASILVLGPMLARMGEATVSLPGGCAIGNRPIDLHLKALEALGAQIELAAGYVRAIAPDGGLPGGRYSFPVVSVGATENALMTAVLCKGKSTLHNAAREPEIVDLCNLLVAMGAQIEGIGTSDITIHGVERLHGATYMVMPDRIEAGSYACAAAITGGEVTLKGARIEDMEATVQALRDAGVHVEATAAGLHVAADGPLKPVTLSTAPYPGFATDMQAQLMALLCRAEGSSVLTETIFENRYMHVPELNRMGAHIETKGRTAIVHGVPKLTGAEVMATDLRASMSLVIAGLAAEGETQVHRLYHLDRGYERLEEKLALVGAQIERVGGD
- a CDS encoding MFS transporter, giving the protein MTKAHDTIEERIEEVVDSATAGLVPPPANGTFSPFRYPVFRAIWIANLFSNLGSTLQSVGAAWLMTELTPSHQLVALVQASATVPIMLLGVFAGAIADNYDRRVVMLVSQVAMLVVSALLAVMAYAGWLTPLLLLTFTLGVGTGTALNSPAWQASVRQQVDHRQLPQAIALNSISFNIARSIGPALGGLLISIWNPAFAFAINAVSYVGLIAVLLWWRPEPRKIDARPILPAVAAGLAFCARSEPLRRILIRGFALGFCLATFQSLLPGVVHESLHGREVDYGIMLGLFGIGSILAAPSIGPIRRRLGLEGILMLGSALYITALLVAAAAQSLIAAMPSAFLAGISWVLILTTINTAVQMRSPDAVLGRCLSIYQAVTFGGMALGAWTWGSLADGRGIPFALHGGAATLFVSFVLLRFLAPMPRPGEGVLRPR
- a CDS encoding DUF2141 domain-containing protein, whose translation is MRNRPGAVAALIGGAVLACGAAEGPAQVGVTVTGLRSHKGQILACLTTNPRAFPDCSKDPQARKLTVALSGSRETGPVRLDFGAVPQGRYAISLIHDENANGRLDTTMAIPREGYGFSRDAPVRMGPPRFDKAAFDLGAAAQHLDIRMRYLL